The Rattus rattus isolate New Zealand chromosome 8, Rrattus_CSIRO_v1, whole genome shotgun sequence genome contains the following window.
agGGCATTTGCTTCAAGATCCTATTGCACCCACCAACTCCACCTGTCAACACTATGTCTGCAAAACTTGTAAAGGCAAGAAAATGATGATGAAACCTTCATGTAGCTGGTGCAAAGACTATGAGCAGTTTGAGGAAAACAAGCAGTTGAGCATCCTAGTGAATTGCTACAAGAAACTGTGTGAATACATAACCCAGACGACACTGGCGCGGGACATAATAGAAGCAGTGGACTGTTCTTCTGATATTTTGGCTTTGCTTAATGACGGATCATTGTTTtgtgaggagacagagaaacctTCCGATTCATCCTTCACTCTGTGTTTGACACATTCCCCCTTACCTTCAACTTCAGAGCCCACAGCCGATCCTCAGGCTGCTTTATCACCAATGTCCGAGAGCACCCTCAGCATTGCCATTGGCAGTTCTGTTATCAATGGTTTGCCTACCTACAATGGGCTTTCGATAGATAGATTTGGTATAAATATTCCTTCGCCTGAACATCCAAACACAATTGATGTGTGTAATACTGTTGATATAAAAACTGAGGATCTGTCTGACAGCCTGCCACCTGTCTGTGACACGGTAGCCACTGACTTATGCTCCACAGGTATTGATATCTGTAGTTTCAGTGAAGATATTAAACCTGGTGACTCTCTCTTGCTGAGTGTTGAGGAGGTACTCCGCAGCTTAGAAACTGTTTCAAATACAGAAGTTTGCTGTTCTAATTTGCAGCCAAACTTGGAAGCCACTGTATCCAATGGACCTTTTTTGCAGCTTTCTTCCCAGTCTCTTAGCCATAATGTTTTCATGTCTACCAGCCCAGCACTTCACGGGTTATCATGTACAGCAGCAACTCCGAAGGTAGCGAAGTTGAACCGAAAACGATCCAGATCGGAAAGTGACAGTGAGAAAGTCCAGCCACTTCCAATTTCTACCATTATCCGGGGCCCAACCCTGGGGGCCTCTGCCCCTGTGACAGTGAAGCGGGAAAGCAAAATCTCTCTCCAACCCATAGCCACTGTTCCCAATGGAGGCACCACACCCAAGATCAGCAAGACTGTCCTTTTATCTACAAAAAGCATGAAAAAGAGTCATGAACATGGATCCAAGAAATCTCACTCTAAGTCCAAGCCAGGTATTCTTAAAAAAGacaaagcagtaaaggaaaagatTCCTAGTCATCACTTTATGCCAGGAAGCCCCACCAAGACTGTGTACAAAAAGCCCCAGGAAAAGAAAGGCTGTAAATGTGGGCGTGCTACTCAGAATCCAAGTGTTCTTACATGCCGCGGCCAACGCTGCCCTTGCTACTCTAACCGGAAAGCCTGCTTAGACTGTATATGTCGTGGCTGCCAAAACTCCTATATGGCCAatggggagaagaagctggaggcaTTTGCGGTGCCAGAAAAGGCCTTGGAGCAGACCAGGCTCACTTTGGGCATTAATGTGACTAGCATTGCTGTGCGTAATGCAAGTACCAGCACCAGTGTAATTAATGTCACAGGGTCCCCCGTAACGACATTTTTAGCTGCCAGTACACATGATGATAAAAGTTTGGATGAAGCTATAGATATGAGATTCGACTGTTAAATCAGTGGGTCTTTAAACCTACCCCTTGGTAGGAAATAGCTACAGTCTTACGGCAGCTATGGTTCTGTTGGTTTAACTTGCCGGAGCTCCTGCATATAGATCACTTGTATCAAGTGTTTTCATTGCTAAGTTATATGTGTTAGTGTCGGGGAAATAGTTTGCAGATAATGGAGGAGTAACCCTACAACTGTATGTTCTTAGTTCTTACAGAACCTCATAGTTTGAGAACAAATGCTGATGCAACTGATTTATACAAAATGAACTTTGGCAAGGAAATAACAATAACCTCATTGTTTATGGTCATGCTTTGTGCATAATCAAAGTTGATGATTAAATGTAAGGAAGTGGTATCTAGTCAGTCCATAAAGATTGTGCTAATTTTTTTGTGGAAAAGTAGCCATTAGTTTATCAGGAGACTTTGTGCTGCCTTCAGATGCCGCATTAATATTTCTCCTGTTGAAAAGCTGATGTGTCCAGCTCAACCTTTGTGCTGACATAATACCATTTCTGATCATGAAAATTGGCTACTGGAGTGTATGTAGCAGTTCTTAAATCAGCagtattatgaaagaaaaatttccccCTCATTAGAATGTTTAAgaaatctgtcttttaaaaaggtgAACAAATAAATTCTGTCAGACCACAAATGTTAAGCTGtttatgctttaaatatttatgagttCAGCCCTCTTTCTAGTTACCTGATTTACTTCTGAGAGAAAATCCTAAGTCCTTTCACTTTGAGCAATGTTCTGTTTGGTACATAAAGTGAAGAGCTGTTTTATTCTGAATATAATTGAATTTATATAGTTCATgacagaatctttaaaaaatataaaaagaatttaaaaattgggttttatttaaaagaattttggaATACTGCCCCAATGTGCCCAGATTTATGCATTATCCTTATTGCCACTGACAAcgtcttccatttttatttatttcctatttgcCACAGGCTTTACCTTGAATatgctcctttttttccttttttttttttttgggggtgtttTTTCAAAATGAAGGCTTTTATCAAGGCCTTAATACAAAAAATGCCTTTAATGAAGCCTGTGCATTTAGGTAGGTCTGAAGCTCGGAGGGTTTTCTTTAGAATGCTCTTTTGCATGTAAAGCACACACTGTTTCAGTTTTAATGTACTTCTTCCTATTAACTTTATGGGGAAGATAAACATTCTGTTGACGGGAAGTCTAGTCAGTTGCTTGAAAGAGCACAGCCCAGGTTAAGCAAGGACTGACGAGGTGGAGAGAACCGTGTGATTTCAGAGCTGCTGCTTTGGCAGGgcttatttgaagaaaaatactGCTAGGAAGTTCCAGTTTCTGCCGCCTTCACCATCTAGTGATCGGATGTGGTGAAGTCGTTTTGATTTGGCACACAGCATGTTCAGTGATGGTTACTCGCCTCATAAAGACATGGAGAAGAATCCTTTGGACACAGAGCAGATGACACCTCCTGTTTTGTAGTGTATCCTGTGTCATTTTCTGTGGATGGTCAGgtagttgttttgttgttgtcattgggctttttaaaaaaaaaaaaaaaaccaaaaaaaattttttggtcTCTTTcggtggggcgggggtgggctaaagccataggaagaaaaatgtgaTGTATGTGTCCAGTATGTacgattttgtttttgttttgcaagaaGAGTTGAACTATTTTTGATAACAAGAGTAAATGGTGGAAAATGCTTCTTAGTTGTCTTGTCTTTATTTGCTTACCAagttttggaattttatttaaatctttaagtGATAGCAGTGTCTTATGAAACATGTATTTACCTGAAATTTGTAACAGTTTTTGTGTTGAACCATATTCCCTGCTATATAATCGTGTAACTCTGTTTTTTATTCACTAATGATCACTGCAGAAATGACTAGAAATGAGATTGTACACATGGATAATTAGGCTATATTTTGCAAATCTCCCAAACtttcctaatattttaaaattcatggagTACCTTGTTGCTTCCCAAATTTGATCACTTTGTTTCTTGATGCATGGGAGGTCGGCATTATAGACAACGTGGGGAGAACTCAGTGTGTGAGGACCTTGACTGTTCTGTAACATTGCCAATGATGAATTCAGGTTGTTTTTAGCAcaagtttctcttttttatgcTGGTATTATCACTGCCACATTTTTGGAAACCTGTATTACACCTTAAGTCTATCAATAAATGATAGTTTTCTAATTCTATGTTGTAGAATACTGAGGAGTTTGGGATAGCATGTTTTCAATGGTCTGTTATTAGCCTGGGGAAAAGAACTTAATTACAGTGCCTTGGtttttttatattgcttttctttACGATGTGGTTGTTGACAAATGACTTAGCTGTGAATTTATTGAAGCAACTGGATTTATCCATCAGGATATGAAATTACTgaacaagaaaaaacaagactGCAGTTAAATCGGTGTATCATGAATAATCTGAGTCTTTGCATTAGCGAgcttacaatttttctttttggttagatTCACTgagtgtatattttctttatgaagtcCTAGGGTAAAGGTTCTGTAcaactgcttttttttaaaaaaaaaattactgaagaaaagtaaaaatgttaaatGGGAATTTTTCCCGTAGGTAACATGCTTTTAGAACATAAAGCTAAAGACTGTGTGACTTGCAGCTGATACTCGGCTGTCACTTTAGATACCCAATGACATGCCTTTTACTATATAGACGAGGTCAGTCACCTTTGACCCTGGAGAATCCCTGTATCCCACAGGAAAACATTTCTCAAgttgattatatttttaagagttttataATCCCAAGTCTTCAAAGAGTTATTTTTGCAAAAATTCAGCTGCACTTATAGGCATAAAAATGAATTGTATCTAAAACACAAAAGTGTATAGTGAACACAGTTCATACATATAACGACTTTATTTTGTTTGGCAACGGGAAAACAAGTCATGCACCATCTCTACTCAAACACTTTCAAAGCCAAGCAAATGATATATGAATTAGTTTTggtatcttctttcttcctttttttctttaacatttgaaCAGTATAGTAACAGATAAGGTAGTTACAGGGAAATGTACAGAATTTTATTAGTTTGATTACCTTGGCAATTATGCTGTGAAACCTTCCTTTCATTAAATAATTAgttcagtgattctcaacctctgggtcgaaacccctttcacaggggccgcATAACGAATTATCAGCTATTTACATCATGattaataatagcaaa
Protein-coding sequences here:
- the Msl2 gene encoding E3 ubiquitin-protein ligase MSL2, whose translation is MNPVNATALYISASRLVLNYDPGDPKAFTEINRLLPYFRQSLSCCVCGHLLQDPIAPTNSTCQHYVCKTCKGKKMMMKPSCSWCKDYEQFEENKQLSILVNCYKKLCEYITQTTLARDIIEAVDCSSDILALLNDGSLFCEETEKPSDSSFTLCLTHSPLPSTSEPTADPQAALSPMSESTLSIAIGSSVINGLPTYNGLSIDRFGINIPSPEHPNTIDVCNTVDIKTEDLSDSLPPVCDTVATDLCSTGIDICSFSEDIKPGDSLLLSVEEVLRSLETVSNTEVCCSNLQPNLEATVSNGPFLQLSSQSLSHNVFMSTSPALHGLSCTAATPKVAKLNRKRSRSESDSEKVQPLPISTIIRGPTLGASAPVTVKRESKISLQPIATVPNGGTTPKISKTVLLSTKSMKKSHEHGSKKSHSKSKPGILKKDKAVKEKIPSHHFMPGSPTKTVYKKPQEKKGCKCGRATQNPSVLTCRGQRCPCYSNRKACLDCICRGCQNSYMANGEKKLEAFAVPEKALEQTRLTLGINVTSIAVRNASTSTSVINVTGSPVTTFLAASTHDDKSLDEAIDMRFDC